From Candidatus Edwardsbacteria bacterium RifOxyA12_full_54_48, a single genomic window includes:
- a CDS encoding divalent metal ion transporter produces the protein MLRICQIKDHQVSDCSGEQGPIWVYTNPSEQEKKHLVNELKIDEHTLASALDPDELSRLEFEPDHAALIFKRPKNYSSQDELLFKVSSVGLFLFKDRLIVVMPEEAPLFEGKQFQRVASLNDLLLKLIYRSIFHYLEHLKIINMITDSLEDKISSSMENKYLLNLFTLEKSLVYYLNAINSNSMLIEKLKTNAAKIGFSPEGLEFLDDIIIENNQCYRQAEIYSNILASMMDARASIVSNNLNVLMKTLNIITIGIMVPTFVVSAFSMNVGIPLSWHPSAFWMVMGLALVSVVAFMLFWRFKKW, from the coding sequence ATGCTCAGAATATGCCAAATAAAAGACCATCAGGTGTCCGATTGTTCCGGAGAACAGGGACCCATCTGGGTATACACCAATCCCAGCGAGCAGGAAAAAAAGCATCTGGTAAATGAACTGAAGATCGACGAGCACACCCTGGCCTCGGCCCTGGACCCCGATGAGTTATCGAGGCTGGAATTCGAGCCGGATCATGCGGCCCTGATATTCAAACGGCCCAAGAACTACTCCTCCCAGGACGAACTTCTGTTCAAGGTGTCATCGGTCGGCCTATTCCTTTTTAAGGACCGGCTGATCGTGGTGATGCCGGAAGAGGCTCCGCTGTTCGAGGGAAAACAGTTCCAGCGGGTGGCGTCCCTGAACGACCTGTTGCTTAAGTTGATCTACCGATCCATCTTTCATTACCTGGAGCACCTGAAGATAATAAACATGATAACCGATTCTTTGGAGGACAAGATCAGCTCCTCCATGGAGAATAAATACCTGCTCAACCTGTTCACCCTGGAGAAGAGCCTGGTCTATTACCTGAATGCCATCAACTCAAATTCCATGCTGATAGAAAAACTCAAGACCAATGCCGCCAAGATCGGCTTCTCGCCCGAGGGGCTGGAATTCCTGGACGACATCATCATCGAGAACAACCAGTGCTACCGTCAAGCCGAAATATATTCCAACATCCTGGCCAGCATGATGGACGCCAGAGCCTCCATCGTCAGCAACAACCTCAACGTGCTGATGAAGACCCTGAACATCATCACCATCGGCATCATGGTGCCCACCTTCGTGGTCAGCGCCTTCTCCATGAACGTCGGCATCCCCCTTTCCTGGCACCCGT